In Fusarium fujikuroi IMI 58289 draft genome, chromosome FFUJ_chr08, one genomic interval encodes:
- a CDS encoding probable YCS4-subunit of condensin protein complex — MDTIDFDLNDALKHYMSDPASISTPEADGALFDCENDPEALTLPVVNSVLNPIVDAVADNPDAIMRASHMDSLQFLLKLAPISLHHSPDTPTVGQHSELENPRYTAHLPTHALSKIFDLVMSGLSAEADSVHSDIDSPDEQDSVPHHKKLLEIYGFLLQWTIAAVETKAAEKSSAAPAARGRGKAKKGAAKDKDAAWDSATQLQGALEVMCKVLKLKLSKIFLTTSERDTFIGLLTRPVYMVLESEQRVKTTTIRMHCFKVLCVAVKHHGHGYAAQINIIQNLTYFEHLSEPMAEFLHILAETYDYPQLADEVLREISNKEFNSNDTRGPKSVSSFIAKLSELAPRLVIKQMTMLAKQLDSESYTLRCALIEVCGNMVGYLSKQDERSENHKSQLNAFFDVLEERFLDINPYCRCRTLQVYMRLCDLAQKFPKRRQKAAELACRSLEDKSSNVRRNAIKLLGTLIKTHPFTVMHGAQLSRKEWQARLDMVQEELDALKPPPGVPGFGGDQANTTVDNELLDEATQLGSPQKPTQMTEEEKAAAIKKAQEEAATSEAIEKLTLTRRYYNEALKFIDVIHDATTTICQLLGSRNKSEVIEAMDFFEVGDAYNIEQNKVGIRRMLRLIWTKGNSDEGKGVQTHLIECYRRLFFEAPDSFSPNDSAIYIARNMISLTFGATPAELTSLEQLLATMMKGGMIPEVVINKLWQVYGVQKREISRTQRRGAIIVLGMLATANPEIVVGEMETMLRTGLGLHGHNDLQLAKFTCIALRRINPSGRQSKDSPVKFSRLPNDHAVSVRLAAITEVPSDSKEWYGVAEQAINAIYAISKHPDTLCSDLIRRKARQVFGQSRSPPSSQPSSRPTSRDETKVAPTADQTATQGEKKKRDNAIALSQLLFIVGHVAIKQIVHLELCELDFKRRKQEKEKAAPAKNDKDKEDDADELDLIGGTTEDDFTEAMAHIRERELLYGPNSLLAVFGPLVSEICANNTTYADKGLQAAATLCLAKLMCVSAEYCEANLPLLITIMERSPNATVRSNAVIALGDMAVCFNHLIDENTDFLYRRLADDDASVKRTCLMTLTFLILAGQVKVKGQLGEMAKCLEDEDRRIADLARMFFTELSTKDNAVYNHFVDMFSLLSAGGNMEEESFRRIVKFLLGFVEKDKHAKQLAEKLAARLNRCETERQWNDVAYALGILQHKNEEITKLVSEGYRVIQSSA, encoded by the exons ATGGATACCATTGACTTTGACCTCAACGATGCCTTGAAGCACTACATGTCGGACCCAGCCAGCATTTCAACGCCTGAAGCTGATGGGGCTCTCTTCGACTGCGAAAATGACCCCGAAGCCCTTACACTCCCTGTCGTTAACTCTGTCCTGAACCCTATCGTCGACGCAGTCGCCGATAATCCAGATGCCATCATGCGCGCCTCCCACATGGACTCGCTGCAGTTCCTCCTCAAGTTAGCCCCCATATCCCTCCATCATTCACCTGATACTCCGACTGTGGGACAACATTCTGAGCTAGAAAATCCCAGATACACAGCACATCTTCCCACCCACGCCCTAAGCAAGATCTTCGACCTTGTTATGAGCGGCTTGAGTGCAGAGGCCGACTCTGTTCACTCCGATATCGACTCCCCCGACGAGCAAGACTCAGTACCCCACCACAAGAAACTACTCGAGATATACGGTTTCCTTTTGCAATGGACGATCGCTGCTGTCGAGACCAAGGCCGCTGAGAAGTCGTCAGCGGCACCGGCTGCTAGAGGACGCggaaaggcaaagaagggGGCTGCAAAGGATAAGGATGCAGCTTGGGATTCGGCTACACAGCTTCAAGGAGCCTTGGAAGTTATGTGCAAGGTCCTTAAGCTCAAactctccaagatctttcTCACAACAAGCGAACGAGATACGTTCATTGGCCTTCTTACCCGACCAGTTTACATGGTTTTGGAGAGTGAGCAACGAGTCAAGACAACAACCATCCGAATGCACTGCTTCAAAGTCCTTTGTGTTGCAGTGAAGCATCATGGACATGGATATG CGGCGCAAATCAACATCATTCAGAATTTGACATATTTCGAGCACTTGTCGGAACCCATGGCCGAGTTCCTACACATCCTAGCAGAAACTTATGACTATCCTCAGCTCGCTGACGAGGTATTACGCGAAATCAGTAACAAAGAATTCAACTCCAACGATACTAGAGGACCTAAGTCTGTTTCTTCCTTTATTGCCAAGCTTTCTGAGTTAGCGCCACGATTGGTGATTAAGCAGATGACAATGCTTGCGAAGCAATTGGACAGCGAG TCGTATACTCTTCGATGTGCTCTTATCGAGGTCTGTGGAAACATGGTTGGCTACCTCAGCAAGCAAGATGAGCGCAGCGAGAACCACAAGTCCCAACTGAACGCCTTTTTCGATGTGCTGGAAGAGCGATTCCTCGACATCAACCCCTACTGCCGGTGCAGAACTCTCCAAGTGTACATGCGACTTTGTGATCTTGCGCAAAAGTTTCCCAAGCGACGACAAAAGGCTGCAGAACTCGCCTGTAGAAGTCTGGAAGACAAGAGCAGCAATGTCCGACGTAACGCAATTAAGCTTCTAGGCACACTCATCAAGACACATCCTTTCACAGTCATGCACGGCGCCCAACTGTCAAGAAAGGAGTGGCAGGCTCGTTTGGACATGGTGCAGGAGGAGCTGGATGCTCTCAAGCCTCCCCCTGGTGTCCCTGGCTTTGGAGGCGATCAGGCGAACACGACCGTCGacaatgagcttcttgatgaggcGACACAACTTGGCTCTCCTCAGAAGCCTACCCAGAtgactgaagaggagaaggctgctgctatCAAAAAGGCACAGGAGGAAGCTGCTACAAGTGAAGCTATTGAGAAGTTGACACTCACCCGGAGATACTACAACGAGGCTCTCAAGTTTATCGATGTTATCCACGACGCCACCACCACGATCTGCCAGCTCCTCGGGTCAAGGAACAAGAGCGAGGTTATTGAGGCCATGGACTTCTTTGAGGTCGGTGACGCCTACAATATTGAGCAGAACAAGGTCGGTATTCGACGTATGCTTCGACTCATCTGGACCAAGGGCAATAGCGATGAAGGAAAGGGTGTCCAGACACACTTGATCGAATGTTACAGGCGACTCTTCTTTGAGGCACCTGACTCGTTCAGTCCTAATGATTCGGCGATTTACATCGCGCGCAACATGATCAGTTTGACCTTTGGCGCGACACCCGCTGAGCTGACATCGCTTGAGCAGCTCTTGGCGACAATGATGAAGGGCGGCATGATCCCCGAAGTTGTTATCAACAAGCTTTGGCAAGTCTATGGTGTTCAGAAACGGGAGATCTCCCGCACTCAGCGCCGAGGTGCCATCATTGTTTTGGGAATGCTGGCAACTGCAAACCCTGAGATTGTGGTTGGTGAGATGGAGACCATGCTTCGGACTGGCCTTGGTCTGCATGGACACAATGATCTTCAGTTGGCCAAGTTTACATGCATTGCTTTGAGGCGTATTAACCCATCTGGACGACAGTCTAAGGACTCTCCTGTGAAGTTCTCACGATTGCCAAACGACCACGCTGTGTCCGTCAGATTGGCTGCCATCACCGAGGTTCCTTCAGACAGCAAGGAGTGGTATGGAGTAGCAGAACAGGCCATCAACGCCATTTATGCTATTTCTAAGCATCCCGATACCCTCTGCTCAGACCTCATCCGACGAAAAGCACGACAGGTGTTTGGACAGTCCCGCTCCCCACCATCCTCCCAGCCCAGCTCACGCCCTACATCGCGAGATGAGACAAAGGTTGCGCCAACAGCTGACCAGACTGCGACCCAGggggagaagaaaaaacGCGACAATGCCATCGCTCTGTCTCAGCTTCTGTTCATCGTCGGCCACGTTGCCATCAAGCAAATTGTTCATCTTGAGCTGTGTGAACTCGACTTCAAGCGCCGAaagcaggagaaggagaaggcagCGCCCGCTAAAaacgacaaggacaaggaagatgatgcggatgagcttgatctgATCGGAGGCACAACAGAGGATGACTTTACAGAAGCCATGGCACACATTCGTGAGCGAGAGCTTCTATACGGGCCCAACTCTCTACTAGCCGTCTTTGGCCCGCTGGTATCAGAAATATGCGCCAACAACACAACATACGCCGATAAGGGACTCCAGGCCGCCGCGACACTCTGTCTCGCTAAGCTCATGTGTGTGTCTGCCGAGTACTGTGAAGCAAACTTGCCGCTGCTCATCACTATCATGGAGCGTTCGCCCAACGCCACTGTCCGAAGCAATGCTGTTATCGCGCTGGGTGACATGGCAGTCTGCTTCAATCATCTCATTGATGAGAACACCGACTTCCTTTACCGCAGACTGGCTGACGACGATGCGTCCGTCAAGCGAACTTGTCTCATGACATTGACGTTCCTGATCCTCGCTGGacaggtcaaggtcaagggtcAGCTTGGCGAGATGGCCAAATGTTTGGAGGACGAAGATCGCAGGATCGCTGATTTGGCGAGAATGTTCTTCACCGAGCTCAGCACCAAGGACAATGCTGTGTACAACCACTTTGTCGACATGTTCAGTCTGCTCAGCGCTGGCGGGAAtatggaggaagagagctTCCGCAGGATTGTCAagttccttcttggctttgttgaAAAG GACAAACACGCCAAACAGCtggccgagaagcttgccGCACGACTCAACCGTTGTGAGACAGAGCGACAATGGAACGATGTTGCATATGCGTTGGGCATTTTGCAACATAAGAATGAAGAGATTACAAAGCTGGTATCTGAAGGCTACAGAGTCATTCAATCCTCTGCTTAA
- a CDS encoding related to FCP1-TFIIF interacting component of CTD phosphatase: MHDKIVPLGSRLHYPIIVTKLLKKPGDTIKKQESIFEYKFHWKRKVNEETWNDETTYTEFDSPAEGKLKQWRIREGQEIAADSPCLMVEEACGHEVQVQGLCSLCGADMTEINWASDNLDTDRAMINMSHDQTVLRVSESVATKAEHENQKRLLRQRKLSLVVDLDQTIIHACIEPTIGEWKNDPTNPNYEAVKDVRDFQLNDDGPRGLTSGCTYYIKLRPGLMEFLDEVSKMYELHVYTMGTRAYALNIAKIVDPEQKLFGNRVISRDENGSITSKSLQRLFPVSTDMVVIIDDRADVWPMNRPNLIKVVPYDFFKGIGDINSSFLPKRTDILPILKSKPVEKGVKIAPKASPMDEIARMSGGDDAASLKVQEEEQEKTLEKQIKDRPLLHMQEELDKEDDQQDTNVGENDSESPPIHHRNVLVDDDEELIALQDHLTDLHTAFYETYDRRRAERREKEGTHPPAHSKSKRRASVDDGVDLSMVPDVGDILDELKSNVLSGLVIVLSGLVPLGVRVEESEIGMQAQSYGAQVLDTVSKRVTHLVVASSRPRTKKVQQAAKIPSIKIVNQNWLTDCLSQWRRLDERPYFLEIMDADREKGGDDTTEVTSEADEAEDAQTGQELRDFDWGEAEDELAEFLDDEVGDDGDVSIAPTVTESDVESVDGQTSKGIKRKADADESDDDGSNLGESVLAKKQRLARNRGASGLRSIQTPNGDDQDTEDGSLPTPVPTGDEDVVDRDKEPLVNVDDGADFDEDELERELLAELMAD; encoded by the coding sequence ATGCACGACAAGATCGTCCCCCTGGGCTCGCGCCTACATTACCCTATCATCGTTACGAAACTCCTCAAGAAACCCGGCGATACGatcaagaaacaagaaagCATTTTCGAGTACAAGTTCCACTGGAAGCGCAAGGTTAACGAAGAGACTTGGAACGATGAAACCACATACACCGAGTTCGACAGCCCCGCCGAAGGCAAGCTCAAACAATGGCGCATCCGCGAAGGCCAGGAGATCGCGGCTGACTCGCCCTGTCTGATGGTTGAAGAAGCGTGTGGTCATGAAGTTCAGGTGCAGGGTCTTTGCAGTTTGTGCGGCGCTGACATGACCGAGATCAACTGGGCGAGTGATAACCTCGACACAGATCGCGCTATGATCAACATGAGCCATGACCAGACTGTCTTGAGAGTCAGCGAAAGCGTCGCTACAAAGGCCGAGCACGAGAACCAGAAGCGCCTACTCAGACAACGGAAACTGAGTCTCGTTGTCGATCTTGATCAAACTATTATTCATGCTTGTATAGAACCCACGATCGGAGAGTGGAAGAACGATCCGACGAATCCTAATTACGAAGCTGTGAAGGATGTGAGGGACTTCCAGCTCAATGACGACGGTCCTCGCGGATTGACCAGCGGCTGCACATACTATATCAAGCTTCGACCTGGGTTGATGGAATTCTTGGATGAGGTTTCCAAGATGTATGAGTTGCACGTTTACACCATGGGCACACGCGCCTACGCCCTCAACATCGCCAAGATCGTTGACCCCGAACAGAAGCTCTTTGGAAACCGGGTCATCAGTCGTGATGAGAATGGTAGCATCACTTCCAAGAGCTTACAACGTCTGTTCCCCGTCAGTACAGACATGGTAGTTATCATTGACGACCGAGCCGATGTGTGGCCTATGAACCGACCGAACCTTATCAAGGTGGTGCCCTATGATTTCTTCAAGGGCATTGGCGACATCAACTCGAGTTTTCTGCCTAAGCGAACGGATATTCTACCTATACTCAAGTCGAAGCCGGTGGAAAAGGGCGTGAAAATAGCACCAAAAGCCTCACCAATGGATGAAATCGCTCGAATGAGCGGCGGAGACGATGCCGCCAGTCTCAAGGTtcaggaagaagagcaggaAAAGACACTCGAGAAGCAAATCAAGGACCGACCGTTGCTTCATATGCAGGAAGAGCTAGACAAGGAAGACGATCAGCAAGACACGAATGTTGGCGAGAATGATAGCGAATCACCGCCTATCCACCATCGAAACGTTCttgttgacgacgacgaggagcttATCGCTCTCCAAGACCACCTTACAGACTTACACACAGCCTTTTACGAGACATACGACCGGCGACGAGCGGAAAGGCGAGAGAAAGAGGGAACACACCCACCGGCGCATAGCAAGTCAAAGCGCAGGGCATCCGTTGATGATGGCGTTGACTTATCTATGGTCCCGGATGTCGGCGACATTCTTGATGAACTCAAGTCCAATGTCTTGTCCGGTCTCGTGATTGTGCTATCTGGGCTTGTTCCTCTGGGCGTGAGAGTGGAGGAGTCGGAGATTGGTATGCAGGCTCAGAGTTATGGTGCTCAGGTCCTGGATACAGTATCGAAACGAGTCACACATCTTGTCGTTGCCTCATCACGCCCTCGTACCAAGAAGGTACAACAAGCAGCGAAAATCCCCAGCATTAAAATTGTCAACCAAAACTGGCTCACCGACTGCCTAAGTCAATGGAGACGACTCGACGAGCGACCTTATTTTTTAGAGATCATGGACGCTGATAGGGAGAAGGGAGGCGATGATACTACTGAAGTTACATCGGAAGCCgacgaagctgaagatgcgCAGACGGGGCAAGAGCTTAGGGACTTTGACTggggagaagctgaagatgaattGGCCGAATTCctggatgatgaagttggTGACGACGGCGACGTGAGCATTGCCCCCACAGTCACAGAATCAGACGTCGAATCCGTCGACGGTCAGACCTCGAAAGGCATCAAGCGTAAGGCTGATGCCGATGAGTCAGACGACGACGGCTCAAATCTAGGCGAAAGTGtcctggccaagaagcaacGCCTGGCTCGGAACAGGGGCGCCTCTGGTCTCCGATCAATACAAACACCCAACGGCGACGACCAAGACACAGAAGATGGAAGTCTACCCACACCAGTTCCAACAGGCGACGAAGATGTGGTGGATCGGGACAAAGAGCCTCTGGTGAATGTTGATGACGGGGCAGattttgatgaggatgagctggagaGAGAGTTGCTAGCAGAGCTTATGGCGGACTGA